In the Clostridium cellulovorans 743B genome, ACAATTTCATTATCATCTGTATATAATTATGATCGTATAAGATTATTATTTTCATCTTCATCTTCTGATAGTTGATCAACATTTATAACAGTATTAGTATTAGATGTACTACTATTATTGCCTTGGATAAGGAAGAAAAGCAAAATTATTAATATTGGATTGCTAAAGAGCCCATCATTTGATGTAGATCCAAATCCCTCATAGACGTATACTTCTTCTCTTCGTCTACGCCTTTTAGGAACAATTATTTCATCACAGCAAGGATTGCAGTTATTCCCACAGTTATTTTTGAAACAACTGAAAAGAATAAATAAAATAATTATCGTCGACCAATCACTTCCTTTATTGTTACAGTTATCCTGGGGCTTATGACAATTATTATTTGAGGTATTTGAAAACATATTTAGAAAATTTCCAAGATCCATAATTATTCCTCTACTTTATTACTAATGCATAGTATCTTCTATATTAGAACTTCTTCCAATCTTTAAACCATTTCTACTTCATAGAAATATAACTATGCACTAGTATATTATGAAGGTTACAAATTATTTGCTACATTTTAGATTGATTCCTATGATTTTCTATATTTTTTTTATCTTTTATACAATAAGAATATCTTGGTGCCTTATCTTCTACTTCACATAAAAAATTTTTAAATAATGTTATAAGCATAAGTTTCCTATTATATACAAGAGATTTTCTACACTTTATAGCCAAAATCTATTCCCTCCTAAAATTAATCGTAATATTAATATATTTTTATTAATATTTTCTGTGAAACAATCTAAAATATTGTATATACTATTCTTAGTACTAATTGTTCTTTATTATAGTTTTTATTTTACATATACTGGAGGTGACAATTATTAGTTTTTCTCTAAAAGTATTTCTTAACTATATAATTTATTTCAATGTGCTTATTTCTATACTAATTATCATTCGTGAAAAGAAACAACCTGAAAAAACCTTATCTTGGGCTTTATTTTTAATGGCAATACCAATTGTTGGACTATTTTTTTATATATTCTTTGGTCGCAACTGGAAGATACATAAACTACGAGATGATAATAATTATGAATTAACTAGATTAATTGAACCCATAATACACAAATATAAATTTCAAGAATATGAACCATTAATCCAATTAACAGCTCAAAACAGTGATTCACCAATATTCGTAAATAATCTAGTGACCATTTTACAAAATGGCGAAAAAAAGTTTGAAACCCTAAAAAAAGAATTAAAAAAAGCTAAACACCATATTCATTTAGAATATTATATAGTTCGCTCAGATACTATAGGAACAGAAATTAAAAATATACTAGTTGCTAAGGCAAACTCCGGAGTAAAAGTAAGATTTATCATGGATAGATTTGGGGCTATAACTTGTAAAAAATCCTTTATTGAAGAAATGAAAAATAACGGTATTGAAATTGTTTATTATGACTATTTCCTTGCCCCATTATTTCGACATATAAATACACAGATAAACTACCGTAATCACAGAAAAATAGTAGTAATTGATGGTATTGTTGGCTTTATCGGTGGTATTAATATCGCTGACGAATATCTTGGCAAAGGAAAACTTGGCTTCTGGCGAGATACTCATCTAATGATAAAAGGCTCCTTTGTTTTAGGTTTGCAATCAGTTTTCTTAGACGACTATTTAACCATACAAAGAGCGAATAAATACTATGTATTTTATGACTTCGATTTTGAAAAATATTTTCCAATTCCAACATCGAAAGGTAACGTTCCTATGCAATTAATCCAAAGCGGTCCAGAATCTGAATATCCATCTATACTGCACAGCATAATAAAAATGATAACCTTAGCCAAAGACCATATATATATTACTACTCCTTATTTTGTACCAAACGAAAGCCTCATGGATGTACTAAAAATTGCAGCATTAGGTGGCATAAATATCAAAATAATGTTTCCTCACACCCCTGATCATGCTTTAGTTCATACTGCCTCAGAAACTTATTTGTATGAATTAGTAAACTGTGGTGTAGAAGTATATTATTATAATCCAAAAGGATTTCTCCATTCCAAATCCATAACAGTTGATGGTGAATTATGTACAGTTGGAACTGCTAATATGGATATCCGTAGCTTTTTTCTAAATTATGAAATAAATGCACTAATTTATGATAAAAATATTTCAACGATATTGGAAAAAGATTTTTTAGATGATTTAAGGTACTGTAAACGAATTACTTCAGACTACTATGAAAATATGTCGAACTTAAAAAAACTTAAACAAGCATTTGCAAGAATTTTTTCATCATTATTATAAAGTTAATGTAGAAAGTTTTCTGTCTCCAAGTTATCCATAACAAGTTACTCAAGTTATTTCCTAAAATAAAAAGCCATTGATAAAAAATTTATCAATGGCTTTTAAATTACTACACTTCCAACTTAGTACTATCAAATTTAATAGCATTTAAAAAATATTCTAATAACTTATCTGTAGCTTTATCGAAATCATAAGTTCTTTCGGAATCTTTATCGAGATTTATTATCTCATAAATAGAAACTGAAATAACAGCACCAAAAAATACATGAGCAAGAAAGTATGGGTCGTTATCTTCTATTATACCTCTATCTATTCCTTCTTTTAAAATTCCAGAAATATACTTCAAGTAATCATCTAAAAGTCTTCTAAGTTCATTTTGCCTTTCAGATACTCCCCATAATTGACTAATAAGAACTTTAAAGAAATCCTTGCTATTGTAGAAATGCTCCACATTTACCTTAATCAACATACGTATTTTACTGATGGTATCTTCAGCTGCGGCTAATTCTTGATCAATTCCCTCTTTAAAACTCTTCATCTCTTGCATTATCATATAGTTAAAAAGCTCTTCTTTGCTTTTAAAATGATAATATAAAGTTCCCTTCGCAACCTTTCCTTCTAGCGCTACCTCATCCATTGTAGCTCCTTCAAAGCCTTTTATAGAAAAAGTTTTTATAGCTGCTTCCAAAATTGTTTTTTTTGTTTTTCCCATATATTCCTCCTGTTCCGACCAGCCAATATAACTAATAATAACATTATACCATTTGTGATAGGTCTATTACAGGATATTAAAGTATTTTTATCTAATATTAATTTCTCTTAGCTTTTGTAGTGCTTTTTTATTATCTTCAACCATAGTAGATATAACACTTTTAGTTTTTTTATCTAGTTCCAGATTAATCTCTAGAAACTTATTTCCCATATTATAACCTGTATCAACATTTTTTATTGCCTCTTTCAAAATAGCCTCTTTATTATTAAGTAATAAATAATCTTTAATATCATCAAAAAAGCCTACTATTTCTCCAATAACTCCAGAATTCTTTACTGGCTTTCCTCCTAGCTCCTTAATTATATTCTCTAAAATTGCTTGGTGATTTTTGTACATTTCAAGTATTTCAGTTAATGTCATTGACAGTTCATCAATTCCATTATTTTCACTCTGCTTTTTCAAAGCAGCTATAGCATCTATTCCCATATGTGTACCTTTTAAAAACTTGTTAATATCCTTTATACTATCTCTAGTCATGGTAGCTGTCACAATATCATCTCCTAAATAAATTAATAATTCTAGTATTGATATTATTCCAATAAATATACAATTTTTTTATTTCGTATATTAAATTTTTAAAAATTATTACATAATCTCAACATTATTCATATCCTATTATATAGAAATCTTTCAGGAGAAAAACATGATTAACTTAGCTAACTATGAATTTCTTTCATTAATTCTATTTCCTAATAGACCTGATACTGATAGTGAACTTGCTACTACATTGAAATTTGCATTTATTTATATTAAAGAACTTTTAGATTTTGATTTAACAATCCAAGGTTTCCTCCCTTTTAAATTAATTGTAGAAAAGGAAATTCATTGTATACTTTCTAAAACTCAGAAAATTATACTTCGTGAATGCAATAGCGAAAATAGTTTATTAAGCCCAACTGATCAAATACTTTTTTTACTTATTCAATTTGATATGACTATTCTATTCTTTGTTCTTGCACAATTTGACAGTGTTCAAAATGCTTGCCTAGAAAAGCAAATTTTTTCTTTAATGTCAATGTTGCAAGCTAGACTATATAATAGCTTAGACCAATATATTTTAGATTATGGAGATGAAAGTGAATAATAGTATACGTACAAAAACCTCAACACCATGTATTGAGGTTTTTCATTACTCTATTAATTATCCCTATATAAATCCTATGCTCTTATTTTTAGCTTTAAAGAGTTTAGATAGCTAATGAATTTAAATCCTCTATGAACCCTTGTCCAACTACTTCTTTTACGTCAGCAATTGTCATAAATGCATCTTTATCTACCGCCTTTACTAATTCTCTAAGCAATACAACTTCTTTCTTTGATACAACCACAAAAAGCATTTGCTTTTCTTTTTTAGTATACATTCCTCTAGCATTAATTCCTGTAGCACCTCTTGGTATTTTAACCATTATCTCGTCAGCAATTATATCCACTTTATCAGAAATTATAAAAGCAGCCTTTGCATAATGCATACCCTCTAGTATTTGAGCTATAAACCTTGAAGTTAAGACAACGCAAATTATGGCGTACATAGCTTTCTGAGGTCCAAAAACAAAAAAACCAAATAGAATTATCGATGAATCAATAGTTAATATCAACTTAGAAATAGGAAAATTTTTATGTTTATGTTTAATTATCAACGCAAGGGTATCTGTCCCTCCAGTTGTAGCATTAGCCCTTAAAATTAAACCAACACCTGTTCCTATAAATGCTGCTGCAAACACTGACGACAAAAGTAAATCTTGATATCCTAGGAATGGGTTAGGTATAAATTCAGTTACCCATAAAAAAAACGTTATACATATAACTCCAATAATAGACTTTTTCGCCTGTCCAAATCCCTTTTGGAGAATAAGTATTGTAAATAGTGGAATATTACATACAAGAGTTGTTTGCCATACAGGAATTCTCACTCCTAAAATATTACTACTAAATGAATCAATAATAATCGCTAAACCAGATAATCCTCCAGTAACCATTGAAACTGGGACTAAAAACCAATTTATCCCTAGGGCTACAATTACTGTCCCAATAATGATATACATGTACTCACTCTTTTTCATTCTAAATCTCTCCATATTAACCTTTTCTCCTATAAATTGTTAACTTCATTTGAATATTAGCCCCAAAAATATATTATATTCTATTCTTCACAACAAGAAAAGCCATAATTATTATATTAACTACAATGAAAATTAAATCACTTCTTGATACAATTCTCACAAAACTTTTTGCTTTTTTTCTTTTGTGGCCTCTATCTTCTATTGAGCATATGTAATATAATCAGTATATTGTTTTAATATATATAACAATATACTTAATTGTAATTTGTTCAATTTTAAATACAAAAATCAACAATTATCTTTAGTTTTATATTTAATTCAAATGCCTTGTAATCAGATATAAGAAAGGAAGAAAAATGATAAACTTTAAAGATTTTAATTTAAATGAGTCAATGTTAAAATCACTAAAATTAATGAACTTTGATGTACCTACAGAAGTACAAGAAAAGGTCATTCCTTTAGCCCTGAGTGGTGATGATATAATAGTAAAAGCTCAAACAGGCAGCGGAAAAACTGCAGCTTTTGCTATTCCAATTATTGAAAACTTAATTGCTAATGAAAATGCCGTTCAAGCCTTAGTTCTTACTCCAACAAGAGAGCTAGCAGTTCAAGTTCAAGAGACTTTCTCTACTCTTGGAGTTTACAAGAAGATAAAAACTGTAGCTGTATATGGTAAACAACCTATGAGCATTCAAAAAAATCAATTATCTCAAAGAGTCCATATTGTAGTTGGAACCCCTGGCAGAACCCTAGACCATATTGAAAAAGGTAATCTAGATATTAGTTCTGTTAAGTATTTAATAATTGATGAAGCTGATGAAATGCTGAATATGGGATTTATAGATGAAGTTGAAAATATCATAAAAAAAGTGCCAAAGCTAAGACAAACATTAATGTTTTCAGCAACCTTATCTTATGAAATAAAAGAACTTATAAATAAATATATGTTTTCACCAAAACTTATTGAACTTACACCTGAGACTCTTACTGTAGCAAAGATAAATCAAAAGTATTACGAAATAGATGAAAATTTGAAATATAACCTACTAGAGGATTTAATTAAGACTGAGGATATCACAAAAGCTATTCTATTTTGCAGAACAAAAAAGAATGTTGCTTATTTAGCTTCTCGAATGAGAGTTTCTTCTTATTCGGTAACAGAAATTCACGGTGATATGCTTCAGAATGATAGACTTTCTGCGTTAAAAGCTTTTAAAGAAGATAAGTTTCAGTTTATTGTGGCGACGGATGTTGCTGCTAGGGGCATTGATGTTAATAACGTCAGTCATGTATTTAACTACGATATTCCCCTTGAACTAGAAGCCTATGTACATAGAATCGGCAGAACTGGAAGAGCTGGTTCATCTGGTGAGGCCATTACCTTTGTAACTAGGTATGAAGATAAATTTCTTAAGGCTATAGAAGAATTTATAAATATGAAAATCCCTCAAGGAATACACCCTTCAAAAGAAGAGGTTCTTAATGCTCCAAAAAAAGAATTCAAGCCTTCCGTAGCTAAAATAAATAATAAATCTTCAGATATAATAAAAATTCACATAAACGGTGGAAAAAAGAAAAAGATCCGCCGTGGTGATATTGTAGCTTCTCTTATCCATAGTGGTGGAGTACCAGCAGATGATATTGGAGTTATTGATATTTTTGATACCTACAGCTATGTAGATATATTAAACGGTTCTGGTAAAAAGCTTCTTTCTATGCATCCTGAAATCAATTTAAAAGGAAAGTCTATAAAAATACAAAGAGCTAAAAAATAACCTTAATAAATATTTTATTATGAAAAATCCCTTATATCGCAGAACTCGATATAAGGGATTTTAATTTATTTATCAAAATAATCGTTCAATATTATCTTTTCACCAATATCATAGCTTTTCAATAGGTGCTCTTTTTCTTCCTGGCTATCAGGTTCTCCAAATATCTTGTTACCCTTTGTAATTGTTGCATTCCTCTTTGTATTAACAAGTATTCTTCCCATTACTTTACCTCTGTAGCTCTCATCATTTACCCCAAGAAGATACGATATTGTAGGCATTATATCCACCTGTCCACCATATACATCAAAGGTTTGCCCAGTAATACCTTTTGAATAAATAATTAGAGGAATTCTCTGGTCATATTCCCTCCACCAATCTCCTTCTAAATTTAAATTTTGTATGCTTTCATTATAATATTTATGAACACCAGCATGATCCCCATAAATCACTACTACTGAATTATCCATCAATCCAAGGGTTTCTAATTTATCTAAGAAATTAGCTATTTGCTTATCTGTATAATGAAGACTTTGGAAATAACCACCAAGATAATTTTCATCAATTTCATTTGGAAGTGATAACTCTCTATATTCATCTGCTATATCAAAAGGTCCATGGCTAGATAAGGTTGGAAGTATTGCATAAAAAGGCTCCTGTAACTTTGAAATTTTATCTGCAAATTGACTTAAAAAACTCCTATCAGATAGACCAAACCCTACATATTCATCCATGTTATATTCATGTTTATCCCACTTCTCTTGAAATTTTAATCCTGCATTATGTGCTTCTGACCAATTCCAATCATCTGAATTTTCAGCATGTGTAGATACGGTATAATATCCTTCTTTTTGTAATACTAACGGTAATGAATTATATTTTACCTGTGGCTCATTTATAAAAGTTATCCCTTTTCCTAAAGGAAATACAGAAGTATTTACCATCATATCACAATCTATACTATTTCCACCATTGTTCTGCTGGATTATATTATCAAAGTAATAGGATTTTTTAATGAGTCTATTAAGATTAGGTGTTATCTCCTGACCATAAACTTCTTTTCCTATTACGAAATTTTCAAAAGACTCGATTTGAAGAAATATTAGATTTTTTCCTTTTAAGGTTCCTTTATATTTATTATCTGGAAGCTTTTCATCATTATCTGCTAACCACTCATCAACTTCCTCTATTTCTCCTTGACTTTTGGTCCTATTTACTTTTTTTAATGTATCCACAATTTCAAAACCATGATATCCTATTGGTGTTAAATTTCTCAAAGTAGTACTAGGACTCCAATCATTTTTAAACATATTGTGTCCATTATTAGTTAAGTCACTAACTTCAATATTATTAGCGCCTATCAAAATGATAACAATAGAAATTACTGTTATCGAAATATATTTTACAAAGCTTCTATTGTGATTCTTTTGTTTAATCTCTACGTTCTTTACTTTTCTATAAATCATAAATGCTATAATTAAAATTAAATCTATTATTAATATAAAATCAAACCATCTAGGATTTATTAAAGATCTTTGAAAAGGATTAAACAGATCTTTGAAATATAAGTACTCAATGCCCCAAAAGTTTCCACTAGCTCTATAACACCAAAGATCGCTGATTAATAATATGCTATATAATACATTGACTACAATGCAATATTTTTTTTGTTTTTTGCCCTTAAATAGAAAACTTGGGGCGATTATTAATGCTATAAAAGCTAAATGTACAGCAAACATTGCTCCAAAATTTTCTTCGTAATAAGTAAATACGAAACCAAAAAAAATATTATCCTTTAGAAAAATTGATATTATAGTAACTATAGGAAATACCTGTAGTATATTGTCAATCATAATGATTTTTCTCAATTTAAACTTTTCACTAGATTTTAGACTATTCCACAACCTCATTTTTTTCTCCCCACTTCTTTTCCTCACTTTACCACATACTAACTTTTTAAGTATATACCCTTAAAAAAATTATTTCAATTGTATATTGATATAAGTTATCCATTAATTTTTTCTTGCCAAAATAAAAGAACTATCTTAATAGATAGCTCAATTTATATATAACTATTAGTTTTTTATTATAGATTTCTTCAAAAAGCCTAGCTTTCTTTTTAAGACTCGCATAATCTTTATCTATCAGTGACGCATCCAGTATGATTACTATATTATCCTCTGTAACCTCACAATCCAAAAGTTCTAATCTTTTATTTTCACTTTTCCCTAAAGCATCTGCGATTCTAAGTATTGATACTACCTTTAAAATTGCCTCCTGTTCCTTTTTTTCTAAAGTCCACATCTCTTCTGATATCGTCTTTCTATGACTTTCAACAGCAATACCTATAAGTTTCTTTATTCTTGGCGGTATAATCATCAGCTCTGGACTAGTGAGTATCATTTCCCTAGAATACTTAGGATGCTCTTTTTTATCTAAACATTTGCCTATATCATGAAGTGCTGCACTAGAAAATAAAATAAATTCTTGTTCTTTTGTAAATTCTAAAAGTTCTTGAAGTTCTTCTATTATACGTCTTGAAAACTCCTTGACCCTCATCATATGGTTGTAATTTACTAAAGAACTATTATTTCTAGAAAAAGTCAAAATCTCATGAATATTCTCAAATCTCAACTCATCACCGCTTTTTTATAATGCTAAATATTAAGTATTTTTTATAATCCTTAAAATTCTAATTGTTATTTAATTCGATATAGCCTTGAACTACTTATCTGAAATTATTATAAGTTCCCTACTGAATAATATTTTAAATTCTTCTTTAATCTCATCCATATCGTAAAAATTTATCTCTGTTTTGCTATGACAATTTATTTTTAAATAGATATGTTCTTCATCAAAATCTGAAACAATACTTTTGATGCTTTCATTGTAGCCTCTTGATAACTTTTCTGCTATTCTTAGTACTATTGCTATTCTTTCTGCATCTTTAAGCATATCCTCACTTATTATAGCTTTTTCCTCTAAAGATAACTTTAATGCTTCTTTATGATACAAAGTAGCCGTATACGCTGATAGCAGTAATTCTATATGGCTTAAACCATGTATATCCATATTCATCATCATATAGAAAGTATGTTTATGAAAATTCGTATAAGATATTTCTTTTCCTATATCATGTAAATAAGCAGCAGCCTTCATAATTTTCTTCTTTTCATTGTCAATATAGAAAAGTTCCTTAATCCCACTAAAAATTTGTAAGGATTTTTCATATACCCAAGATCCATTATTGTATATACTCGGATAGTTAGAAATCACTTTATTTAAGGAGTAGTCCAATATATCTTCAAGAATCTTATTACTCTTAAAAATATATTCATATGTGAAACCCTCTCTGACGCCAGTACCACTTATTACAATCTCCTTAATAGAACAATAATCAATCAAATTTCTAATTACAGATAAGGCACCCATAAAAATATCCGCCCTATCTTTTGAAAGACCTTTTATTTTTCTTTTACTCTTCAAATCCATATCAGCTACTTCATTAAAGAGTTCAACTATAACTTTAGATTCTATTTTATAATTATGTATTTTATCAATAGGATATGCTTTTTTCT is a window encoding:
- a CDS encoding DUF2383 domain-containing protein, with product MTATMTRDSIKDINKFLKGTHMGIDAIAALKKQSENNGIDELSMTLTEILEMYKNHQAILENIIKELGGKPVKNSGVIGEIVGFFDDIKDYLLLNNKEAILKEAIKNVDTGYNMGNKFLEINLELDKKTKSVISTMVEDNKKALQKLREINIR
- a CDS encoding LTA synthase family protein, with translation MRLWNSLKSSEKFKLRKIIMIDNILQVFPIVTIISIFLKDNIFFGFVFTYYEENFGAMFAVHLAFIALIIAPSFLFKGKKQKKYCIVVNVLYSILLISDLWCYRASGNFWGIEYLYFKDLFNPFQRSLINPRWFDFILIIDLILIIAFMIYRKVKNVEIKQKNHNRSFVKYISITVISIVIILIGANNIEVSDLTNNGHNMFKNDWSPSTTLRNLTPIGYHGFEIVDTLKKVNRTKSQGEIEEVDEWLADNDEKLPDNKYKGTLKGKNLIFLQIESFENFVIGKEVYGQEITPNLNRLIKKSYYFDNIIQQNNGGNSIDCDMMVNTSVFPLGKGITFINEPQVKYNSLPLVLQKEGYYTVSTHAENSDDWNWSEAHNAGLKFQEKWDKHEYNMDEYVGFGLSDRSFLSQFADKISKLQEPFYAILPTLSSHGPFDIADEYRELSLPNEIDENYLGGYFQSLHYTDKQIANFLDKLETLGLMDNSVVVIYGDHAGVHKYYNESIQNLNLEGDWWREYDQRIPLIIYSKGITGQTFDVYGGQVDIMPTISYLLGVNDESYRGKVMGRILVNTKRNATITKGNKIFGEPDSQEEKEHLLKSYDIGEKIILNDYFDK
- the ppx gene encoding exopolyphosphatase, coding for MKKVAIIDIGSNTIRLVIFQIEGEYFRVLDEDKNTARLGKDIEADGSLNPARMKKAVEAMKEFKSLCHEEGVEEIHAFATEAVRKAKNRQQFIENVRQESGIEIRVLNGLEEAFYDYFATVNTLDIEDCLMMDIGGASTEFVLIKNRELVNSISIPFGSINTAEKFQLQETVSKKTSEEFKEFIFREFNKISWLKEAVSLPLVGIGGTMRTLAKIDRKKKAYPIDKIHNYKIESKVIVELFNEVADMDLKSKRKIKGLSKDRADIFMGALSVIRNLIDYCSIKEIVISGTGVREGFTYEYIFKSNKILEDILDYSLNKVISNYPSIYNNGSWVYEKSLQIFSGIKELFYIDNEKKKIMKAAAYLHDIGKEISYTNFHKHTFYMMMNMDIHGLSHIELLLSAYTATLYHKEALKLSLEEKAIISEDMLKDAERIAIVLRIAEKLSRGYNESIKSIVSDFDEEHIYLKINCHSKTEINFYDMDEIKEEFKILFSRELIIISDK
- a CDS encoding HD domain-containing protein gives rise to the protein MRFENIHEILTFSRNNSSLVNYNHMMRVKEFSRRIIEELQELLEFTKEQEFILFSSAALHDIGKCLDKKEHPKYSREMILTSPELMIIPPRIKKLIGIAVESHRKTISEEMWTLEKKEQEAILKVVSILRIADALGKSENKRLELLDCEVTEDNIVIILDASLIDKDYASLKKKARLFEEIYNKKLIVIYKLSYLLR
- the cls gene encoding cardiolipin synthase, with protein sequence MTIISFSLKVFLNYIIYFNVLISILIIIREKKQPEKTLSWALFLMAIPIVGLFFYIFFGRNWKIHKLRDDNNYELTRLIEPIIHKYKFQEYEPLIQLTAQNSDSPIFVNNLVTILQNGEKKFETLKKELKKAKHHIHLEYYIVRSDTIGTEIKNILVAKANSGVKVRFIMDRFGAITCKKSFIEEMKNNGIEIVYYDYFLAPLFRHINTQINYRNHRKIVVIDGIVGFIGGINIADEYLGKGKLGFWRDTHLMIKGSFVLGLQSVFLDDYLTIQRANKYYVFYDFDFEKYFPIPTSKGNVPMQLIQSGPESEYPSILHSIIKMITLAKDHIYITTPYFVPNESLMDVLKIAALGGINIKIMFPHTPDHALVHTASETYLYELVNCGVEVYYYNPKGFLHSKSITVDGELCTVGTANMDIRSFFLNYEINALIYDKNISTILEKDFLDDLRYCKRITSDYYENMSNLKKLKQAFARIFSSLL
- a CDS encoding DEAD/DEAH box helicase; amino-acid sequence: MINFKDFNLNESMLKSLKLMNFDVPTEVQEKVIPLALSGDDIIVKAQTGSGKTAAFAIPIIENLIANENAVQALVLTPTRELAVQVQETFSTLGVYKKIKTVAVYGKQPMSIQKNQLSQRVHIVVGTPGRTLDHIEKGNLDISSVKYLIIDEADEMLNMGFIDEVENIIKKVPKLRQTLMFSATLSYEIKELINKYMFSPKLIELTPETLTVAKINQKYYEIDENLKYNLLEDLIKTEDITKAILFCRTKKNVAYLASRMRVSSYSVTEIHGDMLQNDRLSALKAFKEDKFQFIVATDVAARGIDVNNVSHVFNYDIPLELEAYVHRIGRTGRAGSSGEAITFVTRYEDKFLKAIEEFINMKIPQGIHPSKEEVLNAPKKEFKPSVAKINNKSSDIIKIHINGGKKKKIRRGDIVASLIHSGGVPADDIGVIDIFDTYSYVDILNGSGKKLLSMHPEINLKGKSIKIQRAKK
- a CDS encoding TetR/AcrR family transcriptional regulator, producing the protein MGKTKKTILEAAIKTFSIKGFEGATMDEVALEGKVAKGTLYYHFKSKEELFNYMIMQEMKSFKEGIDQELAAAEDTISKIRMLIKVNVEHFYNSKDFFKVLISQLWGVSERQNELRRLLDDYLKYISGILKEGIDRGIIEDNDPYFLAHVFFGAVISVSIYEIINLDKDSERTYDFDKATDKLLEYFLNAIKFDSTKLEV
- a CDS encoding YitT family protein, translating into MERFRMKKSEYMYIIIGTVIVALGINWFLVPVSMVTGGLSGLAIIIDSFSSNILGVRIPVWQTTLVCNIPLFTILILQKGFGQAKKSIIGVICITFFLWVTEFIPNPFLGYQDLLLSSVFAAAFIGTGVGLILRANATTGGTDTLALIIKHKHKNFPISKLILTIDSSIILFGFFVFGPQKAMYAIICVVLTSRFIAQILEGMHYAKAAFIISDKVDIIADEIMVKIPRGATGINARGMYTKKEKQMLFVVVSKKEVVLLRELVKAVDKDAFMTIADVKEVVGQGFIEDLNSLAI